The following are encoded in a window of Arthrobacter sp. OAP107 genomic DNA:
- a CDS encoding NtaA/DmoA family FMN-dependent monooxygenase (This protein belongs to a clade of FMN-dependent monooxygenases, within a broader family of flavin-dependent oxidoreductases, the luciferase-like monooxygenase (LMM) family, some of whose members use coenzyme F420 rather than FMN.), protein MLHFGWFVGHGFGVQGWGTPGYGIGYDWKKPAPYQHAVREFERAGLDLFIIEDSLTVPDTYGGSAEVSLAQASFAPKHDPLALVPYLLSATEHLGIVPTISASFYPPFTAARLLATLQHFSNGQLGWNVVTSGSDLAAQNYGLDQQIEHDLRYEKAEEFVDVVRKLWRSWEPDAIREDAGAGIFADHTKVRPIHHDGEFFKVRGPLNTAPLPEEPVLVQAGASPRGKAFAGANADVAIALARGVDGMKAYRDSIRAEAAGAGRNPDDVKVLFVLKPTVTGSTAEAEELRAARRELTQRDIDSQLNSISYLSVIDFKQFDLDAPLPELSTNSNRGTLEHFSKAAPPGSTLRQILQARSGGAGDSIIGTAEEIADYLEETGAEVSGDGFLFSGFVDPATIHGVLDRLAPVLRRRGLLRTSYGDGGFRRNLLDF, encoded by the coding sequence CGGGGTCCAGGGCTGGGGCACGCCCGGCTACGGAATCGGCTATGACTGGAAGAAGCCCGCCCCCTACCAGCACGCCGTCCGGGAGTTCGAGCGGGCGGGGCTGGACCTGTTCATCATCGAGGACTCGCTCACCGTCCCCGACACCTACGGCGGCAGCGCTGAGGTTTCGCTGGCGCAGGCGTCCTTTGCGCCGAAGCATGATCCGCTGGCACTGGTGCCGTATCTGCTCTCCGCCACGGAACACCTGGGCATTGTGCCCACCATCAGCGCGTCCTTCTATCCGCCGTTCACCGCCGCCCGGCTGCTGGCCACGCTGCAGCACTTCTCCAACGGGCAGCTGGGCTGGAACGTGGTGACCTCCGGCAGTGACCTTGCCGCGCAGAACTACGGGCTGGACCAGCAGATCGAGCACGACCTCCGCTACGAGAAGGCAGAGGAGTTCGTGGACGTTGTGCGCAAGCTCTGGCGCAGCTGGGAACCGGACGCCATCCGGGAGGACGCAGGGGCAGGAATCTTCGCGGACCACACCAAGGTCCGGCCGATCCACCATGACGGGGAGTTCTTCAAGGTCCGGGGACCGCTGAACACGGCGCCCCTGCCGGAGGAACCGGTGCTGGTGCAGGCGGGGGCATCCCCGCGGGGCAAGGCCTTCGCCGGTGCAAATGCGGATGTCGCCATTGCCCTGGCCCGCGGCGTGGACGGCATGAAGGCCTACCGGGACTCCATCCGCGCCGAAGCCGCCGGGGCCGGCCGGAACCCCGACGACGTCAAGGTGCTGTTCGTCCTCAAACCCACCGTGACCGGTTCCACGGCCGAAGCGGAGGAGCTGAGGGCTGCCCGCCGGGAGCTCACGCAGCGGGACATCGACAGCCAGCTCAACTCGATCTCCTACCTCTCCGTCATCGACTTCAAGCAGTTCGACCTCGACGCGCCCCTTCCCGAACTCAGCACCAACAGCAACCGGGGCACCCTCGAACATTTCTCCAAGGCCGCTCCGCCGGGGTCCACCCTGCGGCAGATCCTGCAGGCCCGCAGCGGCGGTGCCGGTGACAGCATCATCGGCACCGCCGAGGAAATCGCGGATTACCTCGAAGAAACCGGGGCCGAAGTGAGCGGCGACGGGTTCCTCTTCTCCGGCTTCGTGGACCCGGCCACTATTCACGGCGTGCTGGACCGGCTGGCACCGGTGCTCCGCCGTCGGGGACTGCTGCGGACAAGCTACGGCGACGGCGGCTTCCGCCGGAACCTGCTGGACTTCTAA
- a CDS encoding aromatic amino acid ammonia-lyase, with translation MARADARGTFLIGTAHIRADDVAEAATDPAVEVVLSAEALELVGLSRDVVQATIVSGHRVYGLNTLLGSGRDTAVEQESILDYQLQVVRYHHSGVGELLDRDQIRALILARLIGFTRGGSGVRPETARFYAELLNRGVLPAVPRDGSVGSSDLTQLAAVAAVAIGEGQALTPRGGLQDGAEALTAAGLEPLVLAPGEALALVSANSYSIGAGALELRRARWLADLADTALALSLEATARYDGGGNLSPFSPAVQSAKAVDGQRVSAANVRRLVRGGWLEDPRRQVSVQDALSFRAAPQTHGAFRAQVTALAEALEVELNGRGDNPLADIASGRMVSGGNFQPMQLALAFEALRLGLAHVGISSERRIAKLYPPQRLIRQLNLEAARAGTPLASEDLPGLLWYSAAGLLAELKFLAAPATLGAPTLSADVEDHSTLAPLALQQLERSVEAAAKLLTIEALTASYLLAEAQDTDGREAETRQLGAGTRAVVVKLSELLAGQLPAAVLVERARAALGDLLAGLPELQIPGPGSPEDGGGEA, from the coding sequence ATGGCACGGGCCGATGCGCGCGGCACGTTCCTGATCGGCACGGCACACATCCGCGCCGACGACGTGGCCGAAGCGGCAACCGATCCCGCGGTGGAGGTGGTGCTCAGTGCTGAGGCCCTCGAGCTCGTGGGCTTGTCCCGCGACGTGGTGCAGGCAACCATCGTTTCCGGCCACCGGGTCTACGGCCTCAACACCCTGCTGGGCTCCGGGCGGGACACGGCCGTGGAGCAGGAATCCATCCTCGACTACCAGCTGCAGGTGGTGCGCTACCACCACAGCGGCGTCGGCGAGCTGCTCGACCGGGACCAAATCCGCGCCCTCATCCTGGCCAGGCTCATCGGGTTCACCCGGGGAGGCTCGGGGGTGCGTCCGGAAACTGCCCGGTTCTACGCCGAGCTGCTGAACAGGGGCGTGCTGCCGGCGGTTCCGCGTGACGGGTCCGTCGGCTCATCGGACCTCACCCAGCTGGCGGCGGTTGCCGCCGTCGCCATCGGGGAAGGGCAGGCGCTGACTCCCCGCGGCGGCCTGCAGGACGGCGCGGAGGCGCTCACCGCCGCCGGGCTGGAACCGCTGGTCCTCGCTCCCGGTGAGGCCCTGGCGCTGGTCAGCGCCAACTCCTATTCAATCGGCGCCGGCGCGCTGGAGCTCCGCCGCGCCCGGTGGCTCGCAGACCTGGCGGACACCGCGCTGGCGCTCTCGCTTGAGGCCACTGCAAGGTACGACGGCGGCGGGAACCTCAGCCCGTTCTCGCCGGCTGTCCAGTCGGCCAAGGCGGTGGACGGCCAGCGCGTCTCGGCGGCCAACGTCCGGCGCCTGGTCCGCGGCGGCTGGCTCGAGGACCCGCGGCGGCAGGTGTCCGTCCAGGATGCCCTGTCCTTTCGCGCGGCGCCGCAGACCCACGGAGCGTTCCGGGCCCAGGTCACCGCCCTGGCCGAGGCGCTCGAGGTGGAGCTCAACGGCCGGGGCGATAACCCGCTCGCGGACATAGCCTCCGGCCGGATGGTGTCCGGCGGGAACTTCCAGCCCATGCAGCTCGCCCTCGCGTTCGAGGCGCTGCGGCTGGGACTGGCCCATGTGGGAATCAGCAGCGAGCGGCGGATCGCCAAGCTTTACCCGCCGCAGCGCCTGATCCGGCAGCTCAACCTCGAGGCGGCCCGGGCCGGCACGCCGCTCGCGTCCGAAGACCTGCCGGGGCTGCTCTGGTACTCCGCAGCAGGACTGCTGGCGGAGCTGAAATTCCTGGCGGCACCAGCCACGCTCGGAGCGCCCACCCTTTCCGCGGACGTGGAGGACCACTCCACGCTGGCCCCGCTGGCCCTCCAGCAGCTGGAGCGCTCGGTGGAGGCCGCGGCGAAGCTCCTCACCATCGAGGCGCTGACGGCTTCCTACCTTTTGGCGGAGGCACAGGACACGGACGGGCGGGAGGCCGAAACCCGGCAGCTCGGAGCCGGCACCCGCGCGGTTGTGGTGAAGCTGTCGGAGCTGCTGGCCGGGCAGTTGCCGGCGGCAGTACTGGTGGAGCGTGCGCGTGCCGCGCTGGGGGATTTGCTGGCAGGACTGCCCGAATTACAGATACCCGGTCCGGGAAGTCCGGAGGATGGGGGAGGAGAAGCATGA
- a CDS encoding cysteine synthase family protein, whose product MTTLTGSGHQPRHVAPIVHPGMDAEAVLARVGNTPLVPLEVLGRGLGSAVFVKLESENPGGSIKDRTALSMVRAAESSGELQPGGTIVESTSGNTGIGLALIGALTGHPVVVVTGDSISSEKLEALNRYGARVVFTDWSAPSDSPENARAVAARITAEIPGAWRPLQFDNRANPRAHYEGTAPEIWEQSGGRVTHFVAGVGTGGTITGNGRYLKEKSGGHVEVVGADPYGSVYSGGHPGQILVDGVGNSWPKPDWPKVFDRGLLDRFLRIPNDEVYTTLHRLLNDEGLSLGPSSGLTVAAALRVARAAPHGSVVVAIAPDTGANYQSKAFNPAWLADNHIRLATDLAED is encoded by the coding sequence ATGACCACTCTGACAGGGAGCGGCCACCAGCCCAGGCACGTGGCGCCGATAGTGCATCCGGGCATGGATGCCGAAGCTGTGCTGGCACGCGTGGGGAACACTCCGCTGGTGCCGCTGGAGGTGCTGGGCCGCGGCCTGGGAAGCGCAGTCTTCGTCAAGCTCGAATCGGAGAACCCGGGCGGTTCCATCAAGGACCGGACCGCGCTGAGCATGGTCCGCGCGGCGGAAAGCAGCGGTGAGCTGCAGCCCGGCGGGACCATCGTGGAAAGCACCTCCGGGAACACCGGAATCGGGCTGGCACTGATCGGGGCGCTGACCGGCCATCCCGTGGTGGTGGTCACCGGTGATTCCATCTCGTCCGAAAAGCTGGAGGCCCTGAACCGGTACGGGGCGCGGGTGGTGTTCACGGACTGGAGCGCGCCCTCGGATTCACCGGAGAACGCGCGGGCGGTCGCGGCCCGGATCACCGCCGAAATCCCCGGCGCGTGGCGTCCGCTCCAGTTCGACAACCGGGCCAACCCGCGGGCGCACTACGAGGGAACGGCGCCGGAAATCTGGGAGCAATCGGGCGGCCGGGTGACGCACTTCGTCGCGGGCGTGGGCACTGGCGGCACCATCACCGGGAACGGGCGGTACCTCAAGGAGAAGTCCGGCGGGCACGTAGAGGTGGTCGGCGCGGACCCCTACGGTTCGGTGTACAGCGGCGGGCATCCGGGCCAGATCCTGGTGGACGGCGTCGGCAACTCGTGGCCCAAGCCCGACTGGCCGAAGGTCTTCGACCGCGGCCTGCTGGACCGGTTCCTGCGGATTCCGAACGACGAGGTGTACACCACGCTGCACCGGCTGCTCAACGACGAAGGCCTGTCCCTCGGGCCGTCGTCGGGACTGACGGTGGCGGCGGCGCTCCGGGTGGCCAGGGCGGCACCGCACGGGTCGGTGGTGGTGGCGATCGCCCCGGACACGGGCGCCAACTACCAGAGCAAGGCCTTCAACCCGGCATGGCTGGCGGACAACCACATCCGCCTGGCCACGGATTTAGCGGAGGACTAA